TCCTGGCCGATCATCGCGTCGAGGACGAAGAGGACCTCGTCCGGCTGGACGGCGGCGCGGATGTCCGCGGCCTGGCGCATCAGCTCCTCGTCCACGCCGAGCCGGCCGGCGGTGTCGATGATGACGATGTCGTTGTGGCGGTTCCGCGCCTCGGCGAGGCCGTCCCGGGCGACCTGCACGGGATCGCCCGTGGCGTCCTCGAACTCGCTCGAGACGCCGGGGTGCGGCGCGAACACCGGCACCCCGGCCCGCTCGCCGTTGATCTGCAGCTGGCGCACCGCGTTGGGGCGCTGCAGGTCCGCGGCCACGAGCATCGGCGTGTGGCCCTGCTCCTTGAGGTGCTTCGAGAGCTTGCCGGCCAGCGTCGTCTTGCCCGCGCCCTGGAGGCCGACCAGCATGATGACGCTCGGCGGGTTCTTGGCCAGCTGCAGCCGGCGGGTCTCGCCGCCGAGGATGCCCACGAGCTCGTCGTTGACGATCTTGACGACCTGCTGGCCGGGGTTCAGCGCCTGGCTGACCTCCTCGCCGAGGGCCCGCTCCTTGATGTGGGCGATGAACTCCCGGACCACCGGGACGGCGACGTCGGCGTCCAGCAGGGCCCGGCGGATCTCGCGGGCGGTGGCGTCGATGTCCGCCTCGGACAGTCGTCCCTTGCCCTTCAGGTTCTTGAAGGTGGCGGCCAGGCGGTCGGACAGGGAGTTGAACACTGCGGTGCTCTTTCCTTCGGTGGGCTGGGGCCCTGGGCGGGCCCGCGGGACAGGTCGGGCGGCGGTGGCGGCCCCACCGACGACGGCGGGGGCGGGCCGCAACGTGCGGCCCGCCCCCGGCGGGTGCCTCAGTGCGGCCGTGACCGCACGCGGCGGTGACTACCGGTGTCCAAGGGTATCAACCCTTTCCTGCCGCGAGGACGGCACCGCGGGGGGCACCGGGGCGGCGAGCGGCGTGCCGGCCGGGGCCGCGGCCTCGGCCGGGGAGTTCGCCGCGTAGGCGGTGCCCAGCCCGCCGCCGCCGAACTCGTAGGCGATCTCCGCGTGCAGGGCCTGGTCGATGCCCATCTCCTCGTCCTCGGCCGTGACGCGCCAGCCCATGACGGCCTTGAGCAGGGCGCCGATGACGAGCGTGGCCACGCCGGCGTAGACGACGGCGAAGACGACGGCCACCGCCTGGGCCAGCAGCAGGGAGCCGTCCCCGCCGTAGAACAGGCCGGCGCGGCCGTCCTCCATCGGCCGGCCCAGCAGGCCGATCAGGACCGTGCCGAGGATGCCGGCCACCAGGTGCAGGCCGACCACGTCGAGCGAGTCGTCGAAGCCGAGCTTGTACTTGAGGTTCACGGCCAGGGCGCAGGCGACGCCGGCGAGCAGGCCGATGACGACGGCGCCGACCGGGTCGACGTAGGCGCAGGCCGGGGTGATGGCCACGAGGCCGGCCACGATCCCCGAGGCGGTGCCGATCGAGGTGGCGCGGCGGCCGCGGACGGCCTCGGTGAGGGTCCAGCCGAGCATGGCCGCGGCCGGGGCGGCCAGCGTGTTGACCCAGATGAGGCCGGCCTGGGCCGCGTCGGAGGCGGCACCGCCGTTGAACCCGAACCAGCCGAACCACAGCAGGGCGGCGCCGAGCATCACGAAGGGGATGTTGTGGGGACGGTGCCCCGGATCGGTGCCGAAGCCCTTGCGCTTGCCCAGCAGCAGGGCCAGGACGAGCGCCGCGACGCCGGCGGAGATGTGGACCACGAGGCCGCCGGCGAAGTCGACCGCCTCGCCGATGGCACCGCCCACGGCGCCGTCCGCCGAGAGCAGGCCACCGCCCCACACCATGAAGGCCAGCGGGCAGTACACGAGGGTGACCCAGACCGGCACGAAGACCACCCACGTGCTGAACTTCGCCCGGTCGGCGATCGCCCCGGAGATCAGCGCCACCGTGATGATGGCGAAGGTGGCCCCGAACCCGATGCCGATCAGGTCCTCGGTCCCCACCGTGCCGTAGAGGCCGACGTCGGCGAACGGGTTGCCGAAGAGCTGGGCGATGCCGTCACCGCTGCTCATGGTGTAGCCCCACAGGACCCACACCACACTGACGAGCCCGATCGAGATGAACGACATCATCATCATGTTCAGGGAGGCCTTGGCGCGCGTCAGCCCCCCGTAGAAGAAGGCCAGCCCCGGGGTCATCAGCAGCACCAGGCCGGCACAGGCCATGACCCAGACGTGGGATGCGGTCAGTTCGATTGCTTCCACAGTTCTCTCCTCTCTCCGAGGACCCCGGGCACTCCGGGCCGGGGGTGGCCCGGGACGGCCTGCGGCGTCGCGACGGGTGGCGACGTGTCCCGGTTAAGAGGATGCTCCGGCCGTGTTTCACGACGCCTCGCGCCCCGTTTCGTCCGCGTGACGGTCCGTCCGGTGGCGTTAACGGCGTGTTTCCGCGACCCGCGGGTACATCAGCCTTCCCGGCTCATGTACCCGCCCCGGGTGATGCGCACGACCGTGGTCTTCGCCCCGACCTTGATGGTCAGCTTCGTGGAGCCGTTCGAGTACGTTCCCCGGGTCACCCTCACCTGGTGTGACTTCAGTGCGGGAGCGATGACCGAGATGGTCCCCACCTGGTTGCCATGACGACTGAAGGTGATCTGGTCGGTGGGCTGGCGGACCAGCTGCCGGGGGTAGTGGTGTCCCCGCGGGATCCCCGCCTCGGCACCCCGGTAGATCACCGTCTCACCCTTGCCGACGGTCGGTGCGCCCCAGAAGGGCACCTGCACGAAGGTCGTCTGGGAGGACGATCCGGGCCTGGATGAGCGGACCGTGGAACGGCTGACCCATGTGCTGGTCTGGTCGGCCGGGACGCTCCACAGGCTCTGGACCGTGTGGCGCCTGGACGAATCGTTGATCACCGTGCGATCGAGCACGATGGCGAGGTCGGGGTCTGGCATCACCAGCACGCCGCGGGTCCTCGTGCCCCTGGAGTTGAACTGCTGGGTCATCTCGACGAAGTCGGCACGTCCGTCCGCCGGGAGGCTGGAACGGGTCAGGCGTGCCCTCCCCCCGTCCGACATCTTGGCGGAGGGCACGAAGATGGTGTTGTGCGCCAGTTCTCCGACGGCCCATCCGCGCCACTTGGTCGAGACACCGCCCGGCTGCCCGCCGTCGACGAGGATGTCCCGGCCCCGGGCGGTGTAGAGGAATTGGAGCAGGTCTCCTCGATGGGCCTTCTTCTCCCGCCCGCTTCCGCCCCGCAACATCCAGGAGGGGTGGTTGGCGAACCCGGTGGCGGGCGTTCCCCAGGAGGATCGGCCGAAGACGAATCCGGCGTCGAAGATGCGGACTCGATGGGTGGGCTTCGTCCCCCGCGCCCCGTTGGTGGCCGCGTAGAGGGCCTGTGCCGGAACGTTCGACGGGGCCTTGGTGACGCTCGAGTCACCGTACTGCCAGTAATACCCCAGGGCATTGGTCATGTGGGCGAGGTTGTTGCCCATCACCGTCAGGGGCCGGATCACCGTCCTGGCGTCGTGCCCACAACGCTCCATCAACTCGCCGATCTGGACCAAGAGGCGGTAGTTGAAGTGCATGTAGTGGGGCGCCGCCTCGTTGCTGAGGCCTTCGGGACTCACCTGCTGGGGCAGTGCCTTCTTCACGCGGGCGATCGCGTGGTCCTGGTAGTCCCTGCGGTCGAGCAGGCAGCCCAGTCCGAGGAGGGCCTTGTTCTCCATGGAACCGTGGTTGTGCGCTCCCGACCACCGCGCGATGTTGTGCTCGGCGTGCCGGTGCAGTGAGGTCGTCAACCACGCGTAGGAAGACGGCAGCCGTCCGCCATTGCGCTCCATGACGACCTCTCGGAAGCACGTGAGCACGTTGAGCCGGTGGGTGTTCGCCTCCATGTCGTCAGAGTCGGCCAGCCACGAGGTGCCGTGGTCCCGGATCCAGTCCCGGATGATGGTCTCGGCCTTCGCGAGGGCCTTCGAGTCCCCCGCTCGCCCTGCCTCGATGCTCGGACCGATCCAGCGCAGGCTGGAGAACCACAGCTTCCAGCCGAGGTCGCGGTGGGGGTCGAGCGTCCAGTTGATGTTCCCGCTGCCGTTGCCGACCTTGGTCGACGGGAAGACATACCAGTTGTAGACATCGCTGCGGTTGGTGGCGACCGTGTTGTAGCGCGGGAGCGTCCCGTAGCCCGCGCAGGGATAGACGCTGTTGGGGTTCGCCGGATCCGCGGCCACGTCGGGATCCACCGGCCCCGCCAACTCCTCCGACGGGTCCGTCTCGCCCGCCTGGTCGCTGGCGTCCAGCGCAGTGCCCGTCTCGGCACGGGTGTCCATGGCGCCGCCGGGCGGGGAATCGGCCGAGGCTGGCGCCAGGGGGATGAGCGCAGCGGCCAACGCGAGCGCCAGGATCCGGCGGAGGGACGGTCGGGGGCGCGTTCCAGGCATGAGGGCCTCCGGGCGGAAGGCGAACAGGGTGTGACGAGGCTAACACCCCCTGTGGGACGGGGCACCAGCCCATGGCCGGTGCCCCGTCCCCTCCCTCCGGGAGGTCCCGGCCTCAGTCCTCCAGCAGCGCGTCCACGAAGCCCTCGGCGTGGAACGGGGCCAGGTCGTCCGGGCCCTCGCCCAGGCCGATGAGCTTGACCGGCACGCCCAGCTGGCGCTGGATGGCGACGACGATGCCGCCCTTGGCGGTGCCGTCCAGCTTGGTCAGGACGATGCCGGTGATGTCCACGACCTCGGCGAAGACCTTGGCCTGGCTCAGCCCGTTCTGCCCGGTGGTGGCGTCCAGCACGAGCAGGACCTCGTCCACGGCGGCCTGCTTCTCGATGACGCGCTTGATCTTGCCCAGCTCGTCCATCAGGTTGGCCTTGTTCTGCAGCCGGCCCGCGGTGTCCACGATGACCACGTCGGCCTCCTGGTCGATGCCGGCGCGCACGGCGTCGAAGGCCACCGAGGCCGGGTCGGCGCCGTCCTCCTCGGAGCGGACGGTGTCCACGCCCACGCGGGCGCCCCACGTGGCCAGCTGCTCGGCGGCCGCGGCGCGGAAGGTGTCCGCGGCGCCGAGCACCACCTGGCGGTCCTCGGCCACGAGCACGCGGGCGATCTTGCCGACCGTGGTGGTCTTGCCCACGCCGTTGACGCCGACCACCATCATCACCGCGGGCCGGCCCTCCTTGCGGCTGGCGCTGAGCCGGCGGTCCATGGCCGGGTCGACCATCCGGACCAGCTCCTCGCGCAGCATGGCGCGCACCCGCTCGGGGTCCCGCGAGCCCTCCACGGTGACCCGCTCGCGCAGCCGGTCCACGAGCTCCATGGTGGGCTCGGTGCCGAGGTCCGCCAGCAGCAGCGTCTCCTCGACCTCGTCCCACACGTCGTCGGTGATGTCGTCCGTGGACAGCAGGGCCAGCAGGCCCTTGCCGAAGACGTTGTTGGACTTGGCCAGGCGGGCACGCAGGCGGGCGAGGCGGCCGGCCACCGGGGCCGGCGTCTCCAGTTCGCGGGCGGGCGCCTCCGGCTCGGCGAGCCCGGGCTCGGCGACGGCCGGACGGTCGGTGTCCAGCAGCTCGGAGTCCGCCGCGGCGACGTCCCCGACGACCGTCTGGTCGCCCGCAGGCTCGGCCTCCGGCCGCTCGAGGACGGCCGTCGACCCCGGGGCGGGATCGTTGGCGTCCCGGGTGGTGGGGTAGGTGCCCCGGGGCAGCTTGGGGCGCCGGTCCAGGAACCCCAGCAGGCTCAGGCCGACGACGAGGATGGCAGCGAGGGAAATCAGAATGATCGGGTCCACCGCTCCAGTCTGTCACAGCGGCGGCATGGGAGGATGGGCCGCATGGCACGCACGACGGTCGACCGGCCCCCCATCCCCCGGGAGATCAGGGTCCTCATCGCGGCCGCGTTCATCATCGCCATCGGCTTCGGGATCATCGCCCCCGTGCTGCCCCAGTACGCCCAGTCCTTCAACGCCTCCGCCACCGCCGTCTCGGCCGTGGTGTCCGCGTTCGGGCTGACCCGGCTGCTCTTCGCCCCCCTCTCCGGCCGGGCCACGAGCCGCTTCGGCGAGACGCCGACGTACATGACCGGGGTGCTCATCGTGGCCGCCTCGATGTTCCTCGTGGCCTTCTCCCAGGACTACTGGCAACTGCTCGTGTTCCGCGGGCTCGGCGGCATCGGGTCCACCCTGTTCACGGTCTCGGCGATGGCCTTCCTGGCCCGGCGGTCCCCGCCGACCATCCGCGGCCGGGTCTCCGGGGCCTACGCCTCGGCCTTCCTCGTGGGCAACATCGCCGGCCCCGTCATCGGCTCCCTGCTGGCCGTGTTCGGCCACCGCGTGCCGTTCCTGATCTACGGGACCTCGCTCGTGCTCGCGGCGGGCCTGGTGTTCGTGCTGCTGCGCGACTCCCGCCTGGCGGACCGCGGCCGTCCCGACGCGCGCCCCGAGATGCGCCTGGCCGAGGCGTGGGACAACCACTCCTACCGGGCCGCGCTGACCTCGTTCTTCGCCAACGGCTGGGCCACGTTCGGCGTCCGCAACTCGCTGACCCCGCTGCTGGCCGCCACCGCCTTCACGGGCGCCGGGCTCTGGCTGGACGGCCCGCAGGTGGCCGGCGCCGCCCTGTCCCTGTTCGCCGCCGGCAACATCGCGGCGGTGACGTTCTCCTCCCGGCTCTCCGACGTGCACGGACGCAAGCCGCTGATCATCACGGGCCTGCTGGTCGCGGCGGCCGGCACGGCCGCGCTCGGCTGGGTGCAGGACGTCTGGGCGTTCCTGGCGCTGTGCGTGCTCGCCGGGGCGGGCACGGGACTGCTCAACGCCCCGCAGCAGGCCGCCGTCACGGACATCGTGGGCCAGGACCGCAAGGCCGGGCCGGTGATGTCCACCGCGCAGATGGCCGCCGACCTCGGGGCCATCTCCGGCCCGCTACTGGCCGGGCTCGTGGTGGACGCCGCCGGCTTCGGGTGGGCTTTCGCGCTGACGGGCGGGATCCTCGCCGTGGGCGCCGCCTCCTGGGCCTTCGCCCCCGAGACGAACCTGCCGGTGCGCCCGGGCGGGCCGCGCACGGGCGCACTGCCGACGGTCAGCCCCGCGCCGCCGCCGGAGCACCGTCCAGGCGCTGGCTGATCACCGCGCTCACGCCGTCGCCGCGCATGGACACCCCGTACAGCGCGTCCGCGACCTCCATGGTCCGCTTCTGGTGCGTGATGATGATCAGCTGGCTGTCCCGCTGCAGCTCGCGGAAGATCTCCAGCAGCCGCCCCAGGTTGGTGTCGTCCAGGGCGGCCTCCACCTCGTCCATGACGTAGAAGGGGCTCGGCCGGGCCTTGAAGATGGCCACGAGCATGGCCACCGCCGCGAGCGAGCGCTCCCCGCCGGAGAGCAGGGACAGCCGCTTGACCTTCTTGCCCGCCGGCCGCGCCTCGACCTCCACGCCGGACTCCAGCAGGTTGTCCGGGTCGGTCAGGAACAGCCGGCCCTCCCCGCCCGGGAACAGGGTGGCGAAGACGTGCTGGAACTGGGCCGCCGTGTCCTCGAAGGCGGAGCGGAACACGCGCTGGACGGTGTCGTCCACGTCCTGGATGATCCGCAGCAGGTCACGGCGGCTGGCGTCGAGGTCCGCCAGCTGGGCGGTGAGGAAGCGGTGGCGCTCCTCCACCGCGGCGTACTCCTCGAGGGCCAGCGGGTTCACCCGTCCGAGCGCGGCCAGTTCCCGCTCGGCCCGGCGCAGGCGCTTCTGCTGCTCGGCGCGGTCGAAGGGCGTGGTCTCGACCGCCGGCTCCCCGCCCGGTCCCCCGTCCGGACCGTCGGCGGATCCGTCGTCCGGGCCGTCGCCCGGCGCCGCGGTGTCCGCGACCTCCGGGGTCCCCGGGGTCCCCGCGGCGCGGGCCCCGGGTTCCTCCGCCGGCGGCGCGAGCGGCACGGGCACGTCCGGGCCGTAGTGCTCCAGCAGGTAGTCCGGCGTCATCCCCAGGTCCTCGCGCGCCTTCGCGTGCAGCTGGTCGAGCCTCAGCTGCTGCTCCTGGCGCGCCATCCGGGCGGCGTGCAGCCGGTCCTTGGCGCGGGCCACCGCGGCGCGGTTCGCGTCGGCGGCCTGCTGGAGCCGCTCGCGCTCGGCGGCCAGCTCCTCGCCCTGCCGGTCCAGCCCGGCGCGGTCCCGGTCGGCCCGGGCGACGGCGGCCTCGAGCCGCTCCAGGCCGCGGGCCAGCGCGGCGGAGACCGCACCGATGCGGGCCAGCCAGGCCCGCCGGGTCCGCTCGGCGCGTTCCCGCTCGCGGTGCGCGAGCGTGGAGGCGGACACCTGCCGCCGCGCCTGCTCGGCGCGGGCGGCGGCCTGCTGCTGCACCGTCTCGGCGGCACGCAGGGCCAGCCGCGCCTCGGTCTCGCGGTGCCGGGCGGCGGCGGCGCGCTCCTCGGCCGCGTCCCGGGCGGCGGGATCGGGCTGCACTGGGGCGTCCGGTGCCGCGGCGCCCGGGCCCCCGGCCGTCGCCGCGCGCCCTGCAGGCTCCCCGTCGGCCGGCTCGCCCTCGGCCCCGGCGGCCTCGGCCTCGCGCGCCGCCCGGGCCCGGTCCTCGGCCTGCGCGACGGCGGCCGTCGCCTCCGCGAGCCGGCCCTCCAGCGCGGTGAGCTCGGCGCGCTGGCGCCGGGCGCCGTCGTCGGCATGGGCGAGTTGCTGGTGCAGGCGGGCCAGGTGCTCCGTGACGGCGGTGAAGTGGGCGTCCGAGGCGTTCAGCGCCTCGAGCGCGGCCGACTCCTCGGCGGCCGCCTCCTCGAGCCGTCCCAGCAGCCCGGAGCGCTGGAAGCGCAGCCGCTCCACCTCGTGGCCGGCCTCGGCGGCCACGCGGCCCGCCTCGTCGGCGGCCGCCTGGCGCTCGAGCCGGCTGCCGGCCCCGGCGCCGCGGGCGTCCGCCCACCCGGCGCCCAGCACGTGCCCCTCGCGGGTCGCCACGCGCAGCGGGGCGCCGTGCAGGAGCTCCGGCAGGCGCCCCGACGCCCGCCAGGCCACGGCGTCCTCCAGGTCCTCCACGAGCACGGTTCCGGCCAGCAGCCGCCGCACGGTCGTGGCGACCCCGGCCAGGTGCTCCGGGGCGTCCAGGCGGACCACCGCCACGGCGTCCACCACGCCCTCGGGCAGCCCGCCCGCCCCCTCACCGTCTCCCGCGCCGTCTCCCGCGCCGTCACCGTCCTCGGCCGCATCCCCGTCGGTCCCCGCCGGGAAGAACAGCCGCGCGTCGCCGGCCCCGGCCCCGGCCAGCCGGCCGGCGGCCTCGGCGGCCGGCCCCGGCCCGGACAGCACGAGCTCGTCCGCGGGGCCGCCGAGCGCCGCCGCGACGGCCGCCTCCCAGCCGCCCTCCACGTGCAGCAGCCCGGCCAGCGCCACGGGGGCCAGGTCCTCGAGCACCGTGACGGCCGCTCCCGGCTCCGGCTCGAGCCCCTCCGCGAGGGCGTCGCGGCGGGCCACCGCCGCCCCGTGCGCCGACTCGGCCACGGCGAGCGCCTCCTCCACGACGCGCAGCCGCTCCCGCAGGTCCTCCGCCACCTCGGCGGCCCGCTCGTAGGCGGCGTCGAGGCGCTCCTCGGAGTCCAGCGACCCGGCGAGCCGGTCCTGCTCGTCGGCGAGCTCGGCCCGCAGGGCGGCCGCGGCCTGCTCGGTCTCCGCCACCCGGGTCCGGGCCCGCTCGAGCTGGGAGCGCAGGGTGCGCGCGGTGGCCTGCGCGGCCTCCACGCGGCCGGCGGCGACGGCGGCCCGCTGGCGGCGGTCGGCGGCCTCCTGCAGCAGCCGGGTGTGGGCCTCGGAGGCCTCGCGGGCCTCGCGCTCGGCCTGCTGGCGGTGCGCGGTCGCCGCGGCGAGCTCGCCGCGGGAGCGCTCGACCTCCTCCGCGGCGGCCCCGGCGTCCGCGGTGGCGCGGTCCGCCAGTTCCGCGGCGGTGTCCGGGTCGGGACCGGCCGGGGGCGGCACCGGCTGGCGCCGGGACCGCTCGCGCTCGGCGGCGACGGCGGCCAGCGACCGGTAGCGCTCGGCCAGCGTGGAGAGCTGGTACCAGTGGTCCCGCGCCGCGGCCGAGGCCCGGGCGGCGGTGGCGGCCCGGGACGCCACGGCGGCGGCGGCCTCCTCGGCGCGCACGACGCCGGCCTCGGCCGCGGCCAGGTCCTCCTCCAGCCCCCGGTCCCCCTCGCCGAGCCGCGCCAGCTCGGCCTCCTGGCGCGCGACGTCGTCGGCCAGCAGCCGCGTGCGGGCGTCCCGGACGTCGAACTGGATCCGCTGGGCCTTGCGGGCGGTGCTGGCCTGCCGGGACAGCGGCCCGAGCTGGCGGCGGACCTCCTCGGAGAGGTCCCGGACGCGGTCCAGGTTGCCGCGCATGGACTCGAGCTTGCGGACGCTGCGCTCCTTGCGCCGGCGGTGCTTGAGCACGCCGGAGGCCTCCTCGATGAAGCCCCGGCGCTCCTCGGGGGTGGCCTGCAGGATCCGGTCCAGCTGCCCCTGCCCCACGATGACGTGCATCTCCCGGCCCAGCCCGGAGTCCGAGAGCAGCTCCTGGATGTCCAGCAGGCGGCACGCGCTGCCGTTGATCGCGTACTCGGAGCCCCCGTTGCGGAACAGGGTCCGGGAGATGGTGACCTCGGAGTACTCGATCGGCAGGGCGCCGTCCGCGTTGTCGATGGTCAGCGAGACCTGCGCCCGGCCCAGCGGGGCCCGGCCCGAGGTGCCGGCGAAGATGACGTCCTCCATCTTGCCGCCGCGCAGGTTCTTGGCCCCCTGCTCGCCCATCACCCACGCCAGGGCGTCCACCACGTTGGACTTGCCGGAGCCGTTGGGGCCGACGACGGCGGTCACGCCGGGCTCGAAGCGGAAGGTGGTGGCCGAGGCGAACGACTTGAAGCCGCGGACGGTGAGGGTCTTCAGGTACATGGACGGGAGGTCACCGGGTCAGGCGGGGATCCAACGGCGCGATAGCCACACATCGGCGACGTAGACCCGCCACAGGTACTTGACGAATTCGAGCCGGGACATCGATGCGGGGGCCTGGACGTGGCCGGCGGCCGCCGGCGTGAGCGCGGCCCACATCTCGGCCGTGAGCAACGAGGCGAACAGCGGTGCGCGATCACTGTCCAGGATCTCCCGCGCCAGTTGAGCCGCCACGACTCCGGAGAACTCCGAAGGACGCGTCGGCAGGTTCCGGTGGGGATCCTCCTCCGCCGGCGGCAACGGCGTGGACCGGGCCTCGTAGTGGGGACCGGAGAACTCCGGATCCGGGCCGGCGGCCTCGAATCGCCAGACCGACCGGTCCAGCGGCAGTTCCATCACCTCGGGCCAGAGTCGAGACAGCGCCCCGAACAGGGCCCGTTCGGACACCTTCTCCGGCATGGTCAGCGCGTCACACACCGCGGCGACCTCCGCATCGGAGATGGGGTAGGCGATCTGGGCCTCTCCCGCGTAGTGGGCGATGTGCGCATGCAGGTAACGACCGGAGCGGAACTCGCGGGCGAAGAGATACAGCTTCTCCAGCTCCGAGGCCGCGTGCACGGAGTTGAACCAGTGCTGCAGGCGGTCATCGAGGGGAGCCCGCGCCCCCTCTCCCACCAGGGATCCACCCTGGTGCATGATCGCAGACTCGATGCCCCCGGCCGGGTAGCGCAGTCGCTTGGCCATGCCACCCTTGGTCAACGGCCACTGCCCCAGCATGATGCCCTCCCCCGCACCCCCTGCGTCCGCTCCGCGGTACCGCGCAGTGTGGGGCTCGGAGGCCGGGATGCCCCCGCTCCCGGCAATCGTCAGGGCGACCTGCCCGGCGAGGTCCGCGGCATCACCCAGCTCGGGGAACCGCACTTCATGGCGCACCCCGGAGCGGTGCGCCAGGAGACGGGCCAGCCGGACATCGGCGTCCCCCTCGCGGCCGAACGTCACCGCACCCACGTCCAGGTCTCGGCCACGCAGCAGTGCCAGCATGACCCGGCTGTCCTTGCCGCCGCTGAGCCGGAGTTGGAGCCTCCGGCCGTCGAGTGCCCGCTCCGTGCGGTCCATCGCCGATGTCAGCGCCGCGGCGAGGGCCTCGGTCCCCTCCTCCAGGGTGTGCCGAGCCGAAAGCGGTCCCGTCAGTCCAGAGGGCACCTCGTGCAGGCTCACCTCCCCACGGTGGACGCACAGGGACCGATCGACGGACAGGGTCCGGACGCCGGTGAAGGGTGTCTGCCCGCTGAGGGAGTATCCGTAGAGCAGGTACTCCGTCAGGTAGTCGGTGGACAGCGACAGCGCCGACCTCGCCCCGGCGGCCATGGCCATGGCCACGAGGAGCGGACGGTTGCCGAGGAACACGTACTCGTCGGTCACCGCGTAGTGGATGGCCTCGAGGGCGGGCACCGTGTTCCAGGCCGTCACCCGGTCGAGGTACCGCTCACCGAACACGGCCGCGTACTGCCCCCAGACCGGGAGGTCATAGACGAGCCGCCCCGCGTGGCGGTACAGGGAGTCCAGGAGCTGCGCGCTCACGGGACTGCCGGCGCTCACGGACCAGTGGTCCCCCGAGGCCTGGACGCGACCGGACTCCCCGCGTCGCACGAAGGACAGGACGGCCAGGGTGCCTCTCGCAGCAGGTTCACTGATCTCCGG
This genomic window from Citricoccus sp. SGAir0253 contains:
- the ftsY gene encoding signal recognition particle-docking protein FtsY — its product is MDPIILISLAAILVVGLSLLGFLDRRPKLPRGTYPTTRDANDPAPGSTAVLERPEAEPAGDQTVVGDVAAADSELLDTDRPAVAEPGLAEPEAPARELETPAPVAGRLARLRARLAKSNNVFGKGLLALLSTDDITDDVWDEVEETLLLADLGTEPTMELVDRLRERVTVEGSRDPERVRAMLREELVRMVDPAMDRRLSASRKEGRPAVMMVVGVNGVGKTTTVGKIARVLVAEDRQVVLGAADTFRAAAAEQLATWGARVGVDTVRSEEDGADPASVAFDAVRAGIDQEADVVIVDTAGRLQNKANLMDELGKIKRVIEKQAAVDEVLLVLDATTGQNGLSQAKVFAEVVDITGIVLTKLDGTAKGGIVVAIQRQLGVPVKLIGLGEGPDDLAPFHAEGFVDALLED
- a CDS encoding alginate lyase family protein; translated protein: MDTRAETGTALDASDQAGETDPSEELAGPVDPDVAADPANPNSVYPCAGYGTLPRYNTVATNRSDVYNWYVFPSTKVGNGSGNINWTLDPHRDLGWKLWFSSLRWIGPSIEAGRAGDSKALAKAETIIRDWIRDHGTSWLADSDDMEANTHRLNVLTCFREVVMERNGGRLPSSYAWLTTSLHRHAEHNIARWSGAHNHGSMENKALLGLGCLLDRRDYQDHAIARVKKALPQQVSPEGLSNEAAPHYMHFNYRLLVQIGELMERCGHDARTVIRPLTVMGNNLAHMTNALGYYWQYGDSSVTKAPSNVPAQALYAATNGARGTKPTHRVRIFDAGFVFGRSSWGTPATGFANHPSWMLRGGSGREKKAHRGDLLQFLYTARGRDILVDGGQPGGVSTKWRGWAVGELAHNTIFVPSAKMSDGGRARLTRSSLPADGRADFVEMTQQFNSRGTRTRGVLVMPDPDLAIVLDRTVINDSSRRHTVQSLWSVPADQTSTWVSRSTVRSSRPGSSSQTTFVQVPFWGAPTVGKGETVIYRGAEAGIPRGHHYPRQLVRQPTDQITFSRHGNQVGTISVIAPALKSHQVRVTRGTYSNGSTKLTIKVGAKTTVVRITRGGYMSREG
- a CDS encoding chromosome segregation SMC family protein; amino-acid sequence: MYLKTLTVRGFKSFASATTFRFEPGVTAVVGPNGSGKSNVVDALAWVMGEQGAKNLRGGKMEDVIFAGTSGRAPLGRAQVSLTIDNADGALPIEYSEVTISRTLFRNGGSEYAINGSACRLLDIQELLSDSGLGREMHVIVGQGQLDRILQATPEERRGFIEEASGVLKHRRRKERSVRKLESMRGNLDRVRDLSEEVRRQLGPLSRQASTARKAQRIQFDVRDARTRLLADDVARQEAELARLGEGDRGLEEDLAAAEAGVVRAEEAAAAVASRAATAARASAAARDHWYQLSTLAERYRSLAAVAAERERSRRQPVPPPAGPDPDTAAELADRATADAGAAAEEVERSRGELAAATAHRQQAEREAREASEAHTRLLQEAADRRQRAAVAAGRVEAAQATARTLRSQLERARTRVAETEQAAAALRAELADEQDRLAGSLDSEERLDAAYERAAEVAEDLRERLRVVEEALAVAESAHGAAVARRDALAEGLEPEPGAAVTVLEDLAPVALAGLLHVEGGWEAAVAAALGGPADELVLSGPGPAAEAAGRLAGAGAGDARLFFPAGTDGDAAEDGDGAGDGAGDGEGAGGLPEGVVDAVAVVRLDAPEHLAGVATTVRRLLAGTVLVEDLEDAVAWRASGRLPELLHGAPLRVATREGHVLGAGWADARGAGAGSRLERQAAADEAGRVAAEAGHEVERLRFQRSGLLGRLEEAAAEESAALEALNASDAHFTAVTEHLARLHQQLAHADDGARRQRAELTALEGRLAEATAAVAQAEDRARAAREAEAAGAEGEPADGEPAGRAATAGGPGAAAPDAPVQPDPAARDAAEERAAAARHRETEARLALRAAETVQQQAAARAEQARRQVSASTLAHRERERAERTRRAWLARIGAVSAALARGLERLEAAVARADRDRAGLDRQGEELAAERERLQQAADANRAAVARAKDRLHAARMARQEQQLRLDQLHAKAREDLGMTPDYLLEHYGPDVPVPLAPPAEEPGARAAGTPGTPEVADTAAPGDGPDDGSADGPDGGPGGEPAVETTPFDRAEQQKRLRRAERELAALGRVNPLALEEYAAVEERHRFLTAQLADLDASRRDLLRIIQDVDDTVQRVFRSAFEDTAAQFQHVFATLFPGGEGRLFLTDPDNLLESGVEVEARPAGKKVKRLSLLSGGERSLAAVAMLVAIFKARPSPFYVMDEVEAALDDTNLGRLLEIFRELQRDSQLIIITHQKRTMEVADALYGVSMRGDGVSAVISQRLDGAPAAARG
- a CDS encoding ammonium transporter — encoded protein: MELTASHVWVMACAGLVLLMTPGLAFFYGGLTRAKASLNMMMMSFISIGLVSVVWVLWGYTMSSGDGIAQLFGNPFADVGLYGTVGTEDLIGIGFGATFAIITVALISGAIADRAKFSTWVVFVPVWVTLVYCPLAFMVWGGGLLSADGAVGGAIGEAVDFAGGLVVHISAGVAALVLALLLGKRKGFGTDPGHRPHNIPFVMLGAALLWFGWFGFNGGAASDAAQAGLIWVNTLAAPAAAMLGWTLTEAVRGRRATSIGTASGIVAGLVAITPACAYVDPVGAVVIGLLAGVACALAVNLKYKLGFDDSLDVVGLHLVAGILGTVLIGLLGRPMEDGRAGLFYGGDGSLLLAQAVAVVFAVVYAGVATLVIGALLKAVMGWRVTAEDEEMGIDQALHAEIAYEFGGGGLGTAYAANSPAEAAAPAGTPLAAPVPPAVPSSRQERVDTLGHR
- a CDS encoding MFS transporter, whose translation is MARTTVDRPPIPREIRVLIAAAFIIAIGFGIIAPVLPQYAQSFNASATAVSAVVSAFGLTRLLFAPLSGRATSRFGETPTYMTGVLIVAASMFLVAFSQDYWQLLVFRGLGGIGSTLFTVSAMAFLARRSPPTIRGRVSGAYASAFLVGNIAGPVIGSLLAVFGHRVPFLIYGTSLVLAAGLVFVLLRDSRLADRGRPDARPEMRLAEAWDNHSYRAALTSFFANGWATFGVRNSLTPLLAATAFTGAGLWLDGPQVAGAALSLFAAGNIAAVTFSSRLSDVHGRKPLIITGLLVAAAGTAALGWVQDVWAFLALCVLAGAGTGLLNAPQQAAVTDIVGQDRKAGPVMSTAQMAADLGAISGPLLAGLVVDAAGFGWAFALTGGILAVGAASWAFAPETNLPVRPGGPRTGALPTVSPAPPPEHRPGAG